A portion of the Rhodothermus sp. genome contains these proteins:
- a CDS encoding ABC transporter ATP-binding protein has translation MQLIGSWRRSLQEVQVKITYLVRALRLIWEATGRWTLLWLLFLLVSGVLPAALVYLTKHLVDAVAAAIGGGLSWATVQPVLWPALLMGGVLLLSQGLSGLTNWIRTAQAEHVLDHVKNLIHAKAAEVDLAFYDNPDYYDHLERANSEAASRSLSLLDNLGSLLQNGVTLLSIAAILVHYSIWLPLALLLTTLPALFVVVHHHRREHAWWTAHTVDQRKAGYFDRLLTMAFFAPEVRVFDLAGHFRQQYQEVRRRLREGRLELMRRQAWASLGAGLVGLLATALVMVWMVARALRGLASLGDLALFYQAFNQGQGLMRALLSSAGQMYANTLFLEHLFTFLALPSGLPDPEDPVPVPRRLREGIRFEQVTFRYPGSSRPVLQQLDLFIPAGRTIAIVGANGAGKSTLLKLLCRFYDPDEGRITIDGIDLRRFRRRELLDAITVLFQFPVPYQDTLARNIALGDLKQPPTRAAIEQAARSAMVDEIARKLPEGYDTLLGKWFSEDGAELSGGEWQRVSLARAFYRQAPIVVLDEPTSAMDSWTEAEWMDRFGDLVRGRTALIITHRFTTAMRADLIYVMDEGRVIEQGTHHQLLALNGHYAASWRRQMRQHLEGEPSDFPAQVSLPPVDKKR, from the coding sequence ATGCAGCTAATAGGGTCGTGGCGCCGGAGTCTACAGGAAGTGCAGGTGAAGATAACTTATCTGGTACGGGCGCTGCGACTTATCTGGGAAGCGACAGGTCGTTGGACGCTGCTTTGGTTGCTGTTCCTCCTGGTCAGTGGGGTGCTGCCCGCTGCGCTGGTGTACCTGACGAAGCATCTGGTGGATGCTGTAGCAGCCGCCATTGGCGGTGGACTTTCGTGGGCGACCGTGCAGCCGGTGCTGTGGCCAGCCCTGCTCATGGGGGGGGTACTGCTGCTGTCGCAGGGCCTGAGTGGGTTGACGAACTGGATCCGCACGGCGCAGGCCGAACACGTGCTGGATCATGTGAAAAATCTGATCCACGCCAAAGCGGCTGAGGTCGATCTGGCCTTCTATGACAACCCGGATTACTACGACCACCTGGAGCGGGCCAACAGCGAGGCGGCCAGCCGATCACTCTCGCTGCTGGACAACCTGGGGAGTTTACTCCAGAACGGGGTGACGCTGCTCAGCATTGCCGCCATTCTGGTGCACTACAGCATCTGGTTACCGCTGGCCCTGTTGCTGACCACCCTGCCTGCCCTGTTCGTTGTGGTGCATCATCATCGCCGTGAGCATGCCTGGTGGACCGCGCATACGGTGGATCAGCGCAAAGCCGGATACTTTGATCGTCTGCTGACCATGGCCTTCTTCGCGCCAGAAGTGCGGGTGTTCGATCTGGCCGGCCATTTCCGGCAGCAGTATCAGGAAGTGCGGCGGCGGTTGCGGGAAGGACGGCTGGAGCTGATGCGTCGACAGGCCTGGGCCAGTCTGGGGGCCGGTCTCGTCGGTTTGCTGGCCACAGCGCTGGTAATGGTCTGGATGGTCGCGCGGGCGCTTCGTGGACTGGCCTCGCTGGGCGACCTGGCGCTTTTCTACCAGGCGTTCAACCAGGGACAGGGGCTCATGCGCGCGCTGCTCAGCAGTGCCGGCCAGATGTACGCCAACACGCTCTTTCTGGAACACCTGTTTACGTTTCTGGCACTTCCGTCTGGGTTGCCCGATCCAGAGGATCCGGTGCCGGTGCCACGACGACTGCGGGAAGGCATTCGCTTCGAACAGGTCACCTTTCGCTATCCGGGTAGCAGTCGGCCGGTCCTGCAGCAGCTCGATCTGTTCATTCCGGCCGGTCGCACGATCGCCATCGTGGGGGCGAACGGCGCTGGCAAAAGCACGCTCCTCAAGCTGTTGTGCCGGTTTTACGATCCAGATGAAGGGCGCATCACCATCGACGGGATCGATCTGCGGCGCTTTCGCCGGCGTGAGCTGCTTGATGCCATCACCGTGCTGTTTCAGTTTCCCGTACCCTACCAGGACACGTTGGCCCGTAACATCGCGCTGGGCGATCTCAAGCAGCCGCCGACCCGAGCCGCCATCGAACAGGCCGCCCGGAGCGCGATGGTCGATGAAATCGCCCGAAAGCTTCCCGAAGGGTATGATACGCTGCTGGGTAAGTGGTTTTCAGAAGATGGCGCTGAGTTGAGCGGCGGCGAGTGGCAGCGGGTCTCGCTGGCCCGGGCGTTTTACCGACAGGCGCCCATCGTTGTGCTCGACGAGCCCACCAGCGCCATGGACTCCTGGACGGAAGCCGAGTGGATGGACCGCTTCGGCGACCTGGTGCGCGGCCGTACGGCCCTGATCATCACGCACCGGTTCACCACCGCTATGCGTGCCGATCTGATCTACGTAATGGACGAAGGACGGGTTATCGAACAGGGCACCCATCATCAGCTACTGGCCCTGAACGGCCATTATGCAGCTTCCTGGCGTCGCCAGATGCGCCAGCACCTGGAAGGAGAACCGTCTGACTTTCCAGCTCAAGTTTCCTTGCCGCCGGTCGATAAAAAACGTTAG
- a CDS encoding PqqD family peptide modification chaperone produces MSLLHRTDTPMERTALTLETVVVASPEQVSSRLGEEVVILNLRNGVYYGLDPIGTRIWELIQEPRSVRQVCEVLLEEYEVTFEQCAEDVLALMRDLYAQGLIETPEDQGT; encoded by the coding sequence ATGAGTCTGCTGCATCGAACGGATACGCCTATGGAGCGCACCGCGCTGACCCTTGAAACCGTCGTCGTCGCCTCTCCCGAACAGGTCTCCTCCAGGCTGGGCGAAGAAGTGGTTATTCTGAACCTGCGCAATGGGGTCTACTACGGACTGGATCCGATCGGCACGCGCATCTGGGAGCTCATCCAGGAGCCCCGTTCCGTGCGTCAGGTGTGTGAGGTGCTGCTCGAAGAATATGAGGTCACTTTTGAACAGTGCGCCGAGGATGTCCTGGCGCTTATGCGTGATCTGTATGCCCAGGGCCTGATTGAGACCCCTGAGGATCAGGGCACGTAA
- a CDS encoding T9SS type A sorting domain-containing protein, with protein sequence MMGLWYRWIWPMSLLIAFPAKGQQFFTGCTRGTDNNATLTIPLETPPLLDGVPLAPGSELAAYTPEGICAGAAVWDGQQSMVLTLWGDDPLITPDTKEGFAPGDTILFHVWDRDRDQHIGPDNGRIEVQYASGNVFLDSGRYQPNALYKVARMIVIPDRATPVAPATELPAVTRLHAAYPNPFRTHVTLKVDLAEAAEVRLVVYNLMGQEVARLLTGSLRPGTYRYTWHPDRLPAGLYVVRLKAGNRHFQQVLVYVP encoded by the coding sequence ATGATGGGGTTGTGGTACCGGTGGATATGGCCCATGAGCCTGCTGATAGCATTTCCTGCAAAAGGTCAACAGTTTTTTACTGGATGTACCAGAGGAACCGACAACAATGCAACGCTGACGATTCCGCTCGAAACGCCCCCGCTGCTTGATGGCGTTCCCCTTGCCCCGGGTAGCGAGCTGGCCGCTTACACGCCGGAGGGCATCTGCGCAGGAGCTGCGGTGTGGGATGGACAGCAATCAATGGTGCTGACGCTATGGGGTGACGATCCACTGATCACGCCCGATACCAAGGAAGGGTTTGCACCGGGCGACACCATTCTGTTTCATGTGTGGGATCGGGATCGGGACCAGCATATCGGTCCGGACAACGGACGAATTGAGGTGCAGTACGCTTCGGGCAACGTATTTCTGGACAGTGGCCGGTACCAGCCCAATGCGCTGTACAAAGTGGCCCGGATGATTGTCATTCCAGACCGAGCCACCCCTGTAGCACCTGCAACCGAGCTGCCAGCCGTGACCCGACTGCATGCAGCCTACCCCAATCCCTTTCGCACCCATGTTACCTTGAAGGTCGATCTGGCAGAAGCGGCCGAGGTACGGCTGGTGGTGTACAACCTGATGGGCCAGGAAGTAGCACGGCTGCTTACTGGGTCGTTACGGCCGGGCACTTACCGGTACACCTGGCACCCCGACAGGCTACCGGCCGGGCTGTATGTCGTTCGGCTGAAAGCAGGCAACCGGCATTTTCAACAGGTTCTTGTTTACGTGCCCTGA
- a CDS encoding DUF4097 family beta strand repeat-containing protein: MQKRGIKIGLLSGLLGLVGVARADGLVEITDVVKRAFKVAPDGRLEVEVDRAELEIRATEEAAVYVEVIRTLQTERREEARRLLEAHRLVFQQEGQTIYIKSQLSEDGSWRFWKRKRTRIKVTIRFRVPRRFHVMFTNGAGNVALSDLEGEVEGETGAGNVTLRNLRGRVQINTGAGNVEVTELEGRLEVKTGAGNITIKGLRGSAEVETGAGNITAEFVAPPEQDSRLESGAGNVTVFVPVQAGFTLEAATGIGSISTDFELRIDRDWIGAKARGVVNGGGPALRLEAGLGNVSIRRLPSS; the protein is encoded by the coding sequence ATGCAAAAGCGAGGGATAAAGATCGGACTGCTGAGCGGACTCCTCGGGCTGGTTGGCGTCGCACGGGCGGATGGCCTGGTGGAGATCACGGATGTGGTCAAACGGGCTTTCAAGGTCGCACCGGATGGTCGTCTGGAGGTAGAGGTTGACCGGGCCGAGCTGGAGATTCGCGCCACCGAGGAGGCTGCCGTTTACGTCGAAGTCATTCGCACCCTGCAAACCGAACGGCGTGAAGAGGCCCGGCGGTTACTGGAAGCGCACCGGCTTGTCTTTCAACAGGAAGGCCAAACGATTTACATCAAGTCGCAGCTTTCGGAAGACGGAAGCTGGCGTTTCTGGAAGCGCAAACGCACTCGGATCAAAGTGACGATTCGTTTCCGAGTGCCCCGGCGCTTTCACGTGATGTTCACAAACGGAGCGGGCAACGTAGCACTCAGTGATCTGGAAGGCGAGGTTGAAGGAGAAACCGGGGCAGGTAATGTGACGCTGCGCAATCTGCGGGGAAGGGTCCAGATCAACACCGGAGCCGGTAATGTGGAAGTGACCGAACTGGAAGGAAGGTTGGAGGTAAAGACTGGGGCGGGCAACATTACGATCAAGGGATTGCGTGGAAGTGCTGAGGTGGAGACCGGGGCGGGCAACATTACGGCCGAATTTGTGGCCCCTCCTGAACAGGATAGCCGCCTGGAGTCAGGGGCAGGCAATGTAACGGTTTTTGTACCTGTGCAGGCAGGCTTTACGCTGGAGGCTGCTACAGGGATTGGATCGATCAGCACCGATTTCGAGCTGCGCATCGATCGCGATTGGATCGGCGCCAAAGCACGTGGTGTGGTGAACGGGGGAGGGCCTGCGCTTCGCCTGGAGGCGGGGCTGGGGAACGTGTCGATCCGTCGGTTGCCGAGCTCCTGA
- a CDS encoding histidine phosphatase family protein: protein MAATTLYLVRHGETDYNRHNIVQGRGVDAPLNEQGRRQAKALARRFASVPLEAIYTSPLQRAVATAEAVRLYHPEVPLYRMVDLEEMDWGHLEGKPYAPPYDAQIRAVYERWRAGEYAYPVPGGESILDVQRRALRALETILMQHEGKTVLVVTHGRFLRVLLASVLPEYGLARMEALPHTNTAVNHLVYEQGRFRALRLNCTAHLEQVAAADAFRTGVAA from the coding sequence ATGGCTGCAACTACGCTGTATCTGGTACGGCATGGCGAGACGGACTACAACCGGCATAACATTGTGCAGGGACGGGGGGTAGATGCCCCGCTGAACGAACAGGGCCGGCGCCAGGCGAAAGCGCTGGCGCGGCGCTTTGCGTCGGTGCCGCTGGAGGCCATTTATACAAGTCCGCTGCAACGCGCCGTGGCCACGGCCGAGGCTGTGCGCCTGTATCATCCCGAGGTGCCCCTCTATCGGATGGTCGATCTGGAAGAGATGGACTGGGGCCACCTGGAAGGCAAGCCTTATGCGCCGCCCTATGATGCGCAGATTCGTGCTGTCTATGAACGCTGGCGAGCCGGTGAGTACGCGTATCCAGTGCCCGGAGGCGAATCCATTCTGGATGTGCAACGTCGGGCATTGCGGGCGCTGGAGACCATCCTGATGCAGCACGAAGGCAAGACGGTGCTGGTGGTAACACACGGACGCTTTCTCCGCGTGCTACTGGCTTCTGTGCTGCCCGAGTATGGACTGGCGCGTATGGAGGCGCTGCCGCATACCAACACGGCCGTCAACCACCTGGTATACGAACAGGGTCGCTTTCGGGCGCTTCGGCTGAATTGTACGGCCCATCTGGAGCAAGTCGCAGCAGCCGACGCATTCAGGACGGGGGTGGCGGCATGA
- a CDS encoding isochorismate synthase, whose protein sequence is MKRLEPSAAEGTMPVCAPEELPRVLGRRIQQVLRAADDDRIVCLRCRIPPIDLLAWLAAQPAPVKFYWADRSGTEAVAALDMVLQYALEAMLAHEALQPLEARLQQAAPEVRFYGGGRFDGWAATASYWQPFGVGRFWLPRFEVRQNASRYWLICNLIPALDRAHETSIIEALAALRWPEVPLTSELPLPIDRRDTPDQTGWIHNVRRALEAFRQGQMEKVVLARQVRYAFGEPLDGLALLQRLQEATPGCFHFYYQPQPGTAFLGASPERLFRRADGYVWSEAVAGTRPRGQTEADDARLAAELLQSEKDRREQYYVQQSIIEELRPLCETLEADAQLSEMTLARGRHLYTGIRGRLRADVSTGALLEALHPTPAVGGYPRAVAMEAIRAWEPFDRGWYTGPIGWMSSRAAEFAVAIRCGLVAKHYLYLYSGAGLVEGSVPEQEWEEIEHKISDFVNVLGLELRRL, encoded by the coding sequence ATGAAGCGGTTGGAGCCATCGGCGGCAGAGGGTACCATGCCGGTGTGTGCACCGGAGGAGCTACCCCGCGTGCTGGGCCGCCGCATCCAGCAGGTGCTCCGCGCAGCGGACGACGACCGCATCGTATGTCTGCGCTGTCGGATTCCACCGATTGACTTGCTGGCCTGGCTGGCTGCGCAGCCAGCACCTGTCAAATTTTACTGGGCCGATCGCTCGGGTACTGAGGCTGTAGCTGCCCTGGACATGGTGCTACAGTATGCCCTCGAGGCCATGCTTGCCCACGAAGCCCTGCAGCCCCTGGAGGCCCGACTGCAGCAGGCCGCGCCTGAGGTTCGGTTTTACGGAGGAGGACGCTTCGATGGATGGGCGGCGACGGCTTCGTACTGGCAGCCGTTTGGCGTCGGGCGCTTCTGGCTGCCGCGTTTTGAAGTCCGCCAGAATGCGTCGCGCTACTGGCTGATCTGTAATCTGATCCCTGCGCTGGATCGGGCGCATGAAACGTCAATCATAGAAGCGCTGGCTGCGCTACGATGGCCCGAGGTGCCGCTGACCTCGGAGCTACCGCTGCCGATAGATCGCCGCGACACCCCGGACCAGACAGGCTGGATACACAACGTCAGGCGAGCGCTGGAAGCCTTCCGGCAGGGGCAGATGGAGAAGGTGGTGCTGGCCCGGCAGGTGCGGTACGCGTTCGGAGAGCCGCTGGACGGGTTGGCCCTGCTGCAACGGCTGCAGGAGGCGACGCCGGGCTGTTTCCATTTTTATTATCAGCCTCAGCCGGGTACAGCTTTTCTGGGTGCTTCGCCAGAACGGCTGTTCCGGCGTGCCGATGGCTACGTATGGAGCGAGGCGGTTGCCGGCACCCGGCCGCGTGGTCAGACAGAGGCGGACGATGCTCGCCTGGCTGCGGAACTGCTGCAAAGCGAAAAGGATCGACGTGAGCAGTATTACGTGCAGCAGAGCATTATTGAGGAACTGCGTCCGCTATGTGAAACGCTGGAGGCCGATGCCCAGCTCTCTGAAATGACGCTGGCCCGCGGCCGGCACCTGTACACGGGTATCCGAGGACGCCTGCGTGCAGACGTGTCCACGGGTGCGTTATTGGAAGCGTTGCATCCCACGCCGGCTGTCGGGGGCTATCCGCGTGCGGTCGCCATGGAGGCTATCCGTGCCTGGGAGCCCTTCGACCGTGGCTGGTACACCGGTCCCATCGGCTGGATGAGTAGCCGGGCGGCCGAGTTTGCCGTGGCCATCCGCTGTGGGCTGGTAGCGAAGCATTACCTGTATCTTTACTCAGGTGCCGGCCTGGTGGAAGGCTCGGTGCCCGAACAGGAATGGGAGGAGATCGAGCACAAGATCAGTGACTTTGTGAACGTGCTGGGCCTTGAGCTTCGACGTTTGTAA
- the menD gene encoding 2-succinyl-5-enolpyruvyl-6-hydroxy-3-cyclohexene-1-carboxylic-acid synthase: MSFDVCKQQEWADRLIDELVRCGVTCFCIAPGSRSTPLVAAVARHPAAQALVHYDERGTAFWALGYGRATGRPAAWITTSGTAVANGLPAVVEASQDEIPLLLLTADRPPELRDTGANQTIDQVKLFGAYVRWQFELPVPDSDLDPALVHTTVNQAVYRSLRPPAGPVHLNCPFREPLVPEPDELTTLRASDRPYTRYAAPVMVPDPAALADLAALLRTVARGIVIAGRLRTAEAVAAAAKLAAHLGWPLLPDVTSGLRLGAGRFPQVPFAELLLTDPEQAARTLRPEAVLHLGGRFVSKRLLQFVKASQLRCYAHVHDSPIRLDPEHRVTFRLEADVARACTALTETLPAADRPSAWSQHWQQANEAARRRLQQLFQHGELAEPDVAWHLTRWLPPTHGLVLASSLPVRLVQTWAAPDGAQPPVAANRGASGIDGTVATTAGFATGLERPVTLLIGDLALLHDLNSLALLRDRPVVAVVLNNDGGGIFSFLPVARHTEMFEPFFGTPHRLRFAHAAHLFGLAYEAPRTLQELEQAYREATRRATATLIEVRTERTRTYTRWQELEAALADVREAFYEPLSS, translated from the coding sequence TTGAGCTTCGACGTTTGTAAGCAACAGGAGTGGGCTGATCGACTCATCGACGAGCTGGTGCGTTGTGGGGTGACATGCTTCTGCATCGCCCCTGGCTCGCGGTCCACGCCGCTGGTGGCAGCCGTCGCCCGTCATCCGGCAGCCCAGGCTCTTGTCCATTATGATGAACGTGGAACGGCCTTCTGGGCCCTGGGCTATGGTCGGGCTACTGGACGCCCGGCCGCCTGGATCACCACGTCCGGCACGGCCGTCGCCAATGGATTGCCGGCCGTCGTCGAAGCCAGTCAGGATGAAATCCCCCTCCTGCTCCTTACGGCCGATCGACCGCCGGAGCTGCGCGACACCGGTGCCAATCAGACCATCGACCAGGTGAAGCTCTTCGGCGCCTACGTGCGCTGGCAGTTCGAATTGCCTGTGCCCGATTCTGACCTGGATCCGGCCCTGGTGCACACGACAGTGAACCAGGCCGTCTATCGCAGCCTGCGGCCACCGGCGGGTCCTGTCCACCTGAACTGTCCATTCCGGGAGCCGCTGGTGCCCGAGCCCGACGAGCTTACCACCCTCAGGGCATCCGACAGGCCCTATACGCGCTATGCGGCGCCTGTCATGGTACCGGATCCAGCCGCTCTCGCCGACCTGGCGGCTCTGCTACGCACCGTGGCCCGCGGAATTGTGATTGCAGGACGCCTGCGCACGGCGGAAGCAGTTGCCGCCGCGGCAAAGCTGGCCGCGCATCTGGGCTGGCCTCTGTTGCCCGACGTGACCTCCGGACTGCGGCTGGGGGCCGGGCGGTTTCCGCAGGTGCCGTTTGCCGAACTGCTCCTGACCGATCCGGAACAGGCAGCCCGTACGCTGCGACCGGAAGCCGTACTGCATCTGGGGGGACGCTTCGTCTCCAAACGCCTGTTGCAGTTCGTGAAGGCCAGCCAGCTTCGCTGCTATGCCCACGTGCATGATAGCCCGATCCGGCTCGACCCGGAGCACCGGGTAACGTTTCGGCTGGAGGCCGACGTTGCCCGTGCCTGCACGGCCCTGACCGAGACGTTGCCGGCTGCAGACAGGCCGTCTGCATGGAGTCAGCACTGGCAGCAGGCCAACGAAGCCGCTCGCAGACGCCTGCAGCAGCTGTTCCAGCACGGAGAGCTGGCCGAACCAGATGTTGCCTGGCATCTGACCCGCTGGCTGCCTCCAACGCACGGACTGGTGCTGGCCAGTAGTCTGCCCGTACGGCTTGTGCAGACCTGGGCGGCGCCTGACGGCGCACAACCACCGGTAGCCGCCAACCGGGGGGCCAGCGGAATCGATGGCACGGTAGCCACGACAGCCGGCTTTGCCACGGGACTGGAACGTCCGGTAACCCTGCTGATCGGTGATCTGGCGCTACTGCATGATCTGAACAGCCTGGCGCTGCTGCGCGATCGGCCCGTCGTGGCCGTGGTGCTGAACAACGACGGCGGCGGCATTTTTTCTTTTCTACCCGTTGCGCGCCATACGGAAATGTTCGAGCCGTTTTTCGGAACGCCGCACAGGTTGCGGTTTGCGCACGCAGCTCATCTGTTCGGGTTGGCCTACGAGGCCCCTCGAACGCTTCAAGAACTGGAGCAGGCCTATCGCGAAGCCACCCGCCGTGCTACGGCTACGCTGATTGAGGTGCGTACTGAGCGTACCCGGACCTATACCCGCTGGCAGGAGCTGGAGGCAGCACTGGCCGACGTTCGCGAAGCCTTCTACGAGCCGCTCAGCTCCTGA